One Natrinema marinum genomic window carries:
- a CDS encoding adenosylcobinamide amidohydrolase, which translates to MSDTDPAYDAIRRDGVLRVSRPDAEWLSTGWDGGRCVAAHAYNVSVPEGWGQTDLGEYVDDRLERAGFDRASADAAGPALLTGVDIADARGARRGPVTAYATAGVSNPAALPMEPSDAASEPDGVQGDDSSAERGQGRGTVNVIVGTTRALAPGALANLIAVAAEAKAATLLAETGFPGTTTDAVVVGHDPSGTPADFSGSGTEVGAAARACVRDAVRASLRAHYADGDVERPDSVADAPYGVSTAERAAVFRPRPADEAVEPEG; encoded by the coding sequence ATGAGTGACACCGATCCCGCGTACGACGCGATCCGGCGGGACGGCGTCCTCCGGGTCAGCCGGCCGGACGCCGAGTGGCTCTCGACCGGCTGGGACGGCGGCCGCTGCGTCGCCGCCCACGCGTACAACGTCTCGGTCCCGGAGGGATGGGGACAGACCGATCTCGGCGAGTACGTCGACGACCGCCTCGAGCGAGCGGGCTTCGATCGGGCCAGCGCCGACGCGGCCGGGCCGGCCCTGCTGACCGGCGTCGACATCGCGGACGCCCGCGGCGCTCGCCGCGGTCCCGTGACGGCCTACGCGACCGCCGGGGTTTCGAACCCCGCCGCGCTCCCGATGGAACCGAGCGACGCCGCGTCCGAACCCGATGGAGTTCAGGGCGACGACTCGAGCGCCGAGCGCGGTCAGGGCCGGGGAACGGTCAACGTCATCGTTGGAACGACGCGCGCGCTCGCGCCCGGTGCGCTGGCGAATCTCATCGCGGTCGCCGCGGAGGCGAAAGCCGCGACGCTGCTCGCCGAGACCGGCTTTCCGGGAACCACGACGGACGCGGTCGTCGTCGGCCACGATCCCTCGGGGACGCCGGCGGACTTCTCCGGCAGCGGCACCGAGGTCGGCGCGGCGGCCCGCGCCTGCGTCCGGGACGCCGTTCGGGCGTCGCTGCGCGCCCACTACGCGGACGGCGACGTGGAACGGCCCGACTCCGTCGCGGACGCCCCGTACGGCGTGTCGACGGCCGAGCGCGCCGCGGTGTTTCGGCCGCGACCGGCGGACGAAGCCGTCGAACCCGAGGGTTAA
- a CDS encoding fumarylacetoacetate hydrolase family protein yields MKLARIATDDGTVAGRYEDGVVHADDGVYEVGTDADFRPPCTPSALYCVGRNFAATIEQMAYERPDEPDFFIKPPASLVGHGAPIPYPSFSDEVTYAGELAAVIDEPCRNLSEDEVPEVVRGYTILNDMDALDQGERSPRKAFDASGPLGPWIETAVDPTGIDMYTDVAGERRQEANTELMLFDPYEVIAHLSRRVTFRPGDVVSFGSPANPGLVEPGDTVEITYEGIGTLRNTVVDSSEREKLPLEADSVRA; encoded by the coding sequence ATGAAACTCGCGCGGATCGCGACGGACGACGGCACAGTTGCTGGACGATACGAGGACGGCGTCGTACACGCCGACGACGGCGTCTACGAGGTCGGCACCGACGCCGACTTCCGTCCGCCGTGTACGCCCTCGGCGCTGTACTGCGTCGGGCGCAACTTCGCGGCGACCATCGAGCAGATGGCGTACGAACGCCCCGACGAACCCGACTTCTTCATCAAGCCGCCCGCGTCGCTCGTCGGCCACGGCGCCCCGATTCCCTATCCCTCGTTCAGCGACGAGGTGACCTACGCCGGCGAACTCGCGGCCGTCATCGACGAACCCTGCCGCAACCTCTCGGAAGACGAGGTCCCCGAAGTCGTTCGCGGGTACACGATCCTGAACGACATGGACGCACTCGATCAGGGCGAACGCTCGCCCCGGAAAGCCTTCGACGCCTCCGGCCCGCTCGGCCCCTGGATCGAGACCGCGGTCGATCCGACCGGAATCGACATGTACACCGACGTGGCCGGCGAGCGCCGCCAGGAGGCAAACACCGAACTCATGCTGTTCGACCCCTACGAGGTTATCGCCCACCTCTCTCGGCGAGTCACCTTCCGCCCCGGCGACGTAGTCTCCTTTGGCAGCCCCGCCAACCCCGGTCTCGTCGAACCCGGCGACACCGTCGAGATTACCTACGAAGGTATCGGTACCCTTCGAAATACGGTCGTCGACTCGAGCGAACGCGAGAAACTACCGCTCGAAGCGGACTCGGTTCGCGCGTAG
- a CDS encoding YkgJ family cysteine cluster protein: MSADAPQRVEVYPGRDVIVEFDPDLTFECVDDCTWCCHHGVLLYDRDLLELAQRANLAETTTEFRGEKFVTREPKAREDHVAEDGAACAFLREDGLCSLHLEEDWKPTRCSVFPLGVRLEDGDLHVDIRESAHDHCDGLNVSDRRVIDNLEAFLPELLWELEDPDSDREL; the protein is encoded by the coding sequence GTGAGCGCTGACGCCCCGCAACGCGTCGAGGTCTACCCCGGCCGCGACGTCATCGTCGAGTTCGATCCCGACCTCACCTTCGAGTGCGTCGACGACTGCACGTGGTGCTGTCATCACGGCGTCCTCCTGTACGATCGGGATCTCCTCGAGTTAGCCCAGCGGGCGAACCTCGCCGAGACCACCACGGAGTTCCGCGGCGAGAAGTTCGTCACGCGCGAGCCGAAAGCCCGCGAGGATCACGTCGCCGAGGACGGCGCCGCCTGTGCCTTCCTCCGGGAGGACGGCCTCTGTTCGCTCCACCTCGAGGAAGACTGGAAGCCCACCCGGTGTTCGGTCTTTCCGCTGGGGGTCCGACTCGAGGACGGCGACCTCCACGTCGATATCCGCGAGTCAGCCCACGATCACTGCGATGGGCTGAATGTCAGCGACCGACGCGTCATCGACAATCTCGAGGCGTTCCTCCCGGAGCTCCTGTGGGAGCTCGAAGATCCGGATTCGGATCGTGAGCTCTAG
- a CDS encoding translation initiation factor eIF-1A: protein MTEDSGRRNLRMPNSDEVFAVVTEHLGGNHVRLRCEDGEERLGRIPGRMKYRTWIEQDDIVVAEPWDWQDEKATIEWRYTGQDADQLRREGHID from the coding sequence GTGACAGAAGACTCCGGGCGACGGAACCTCCGTATGCCCAACAGCGATGAAGTATTCGCCGTCGTAACCGAACATCTCGGTGGCAACCACGTCCGCCTCCGCTGTGAGGACGGCGAGGAGCGACTCGGCCGCATCCCGGGACGCATGAAATACCGCACCTGGATCGAGCAAGACGACATCGTCGTCGCCGAACCCTGGGACTGGCAAGACGAGAAGGCCACCATCGAGTGGCGCTACACCGGCCAGGACGCCGACCAGCTCCGCCGCGAAGGCCACATCGATTGA
- a CDS encoding sulfite exporter TauE/SafE family protein yields the protein MTPSSSSTSVQKTFLKYQHVFVFLAPLAFVVGVFFLAPTGPADPGTGYWLEYWWLFIAFLIGATIVNTVGISGSALFVPFLIFVFPLIAYPLEPETLVKIGLISESFGLSSSALAFIQYGLVDRRLATTLVLGGVPFVVAGALLSFVIPEPLFHALLGIALLAASFLLFRANLGHEEPGGGSGGDGGETVSADGGAGGELPNDSDKLGPAGVERDDSGTITRVDREGNDYQYSLGGYLERFANYSVGGVFQGLAGFGIGELGIISMLRTEVPVRVAIGTNHIVVATTAVLASLVHVFGGGLVPGGHTMDLASTPWNMVVWTVPATTLGGQIAPYVSAALDTGTIKKGVGGLFAIIAVALFLMAVSGF from the coding sequence ATGACCCCCTCGTCATCGTCCACCAGTGTTCAGAAGACCTTTCTCAAGTACCAGCACGTCTTCGTGTTTCTCGCACCACTGGCGTTCGTGGTCGGCGTCTTCTTCCTCGCACCGACGGGGCCCGCCGACCCAGGCACCGGCTACTGGCTCGAGTACTGGTGGCTGTTCATCGCCTTTCTCATCGGCGCGACGATCGTCAACACGGTCGGAATCAGCGGCTCCGCGCTGTTCGTCCCCTTCCTGATCTTCGTCTTTCCGCTTATCGCGTACCCGCTGGAGCCGGAGACACTCGTGAAGATCGGGCTCATCAGCGAGTCCTTCGGCCTCTCGAGTTCCGCGCTGGCCTTCATCCAATACGGACTGGTCGACCGGCGGCTCGCGACGACGCTGGTGCTGGGCGGCGTTCCCTTCGTCGTCGCTGGCGCGTTGCTCTCCTTTGTCATCCCGGAACCGCTGTTCCACGCGCTGTTGGGGATCGCACTGCTGGCGGCGTCGTTCCTGCTCTTCCGGGCGAATCTCGGCCACGAGGAGCCCGGCGGCGGCTCGGGCGGGGACGGCGGTGAGACGGTGTCGGCCGACGGCGGTGCGGGCGGCGAACTCCCCAACGACTCGGACAAGCTCGGCCCCGCGGGGGTCGAACGGGACGACAGCGGCACCATCACCCGAGTCGATCGCGAGGGCAACGACTACCAGTACTCGCTGGGCGGCTACCTCGAGCGGTTCGCCAACTACAGCGTGGGCGGCGTCTTCCAGGGGCTGGCCGGTTTCGGTATCGGCGAACTCGGCATCATCTCGATGCTGCGGACGGAGGTCCCGGTCCGCGTCGCCATCGGCACCAACCACATCGTCGTCGCGACGACGGCCGTGTTGGCCTCGCTGGTTCACGTCTTCGGCGGCGGGCTGGTCCCCGGCGGCCACACGATGGATCTCGCATCGACGCCGTGGAACATGGTCGTCTGGACGGTCCCCGCGACGACGCTCGGCGGGCAGATCGCTCCCTACGTCTCGGCGGCGCTCGATACCGGGACGATCAAGAAAGGCGTCGGCGGCCTGTTCGCGATTATCGCCGTCGCACTGTTCCTGATGGCCGTCAGCGGCTTCTGA
- a CDS encoding phytoene desaturase family protein yields MESLAGESVVVIGGGIGGLSTACYLADAGADVRVIEKNEQVGGRASRLERDGFRFDMGPSWYLMPDVFERFFGDFGRTPSDYYELEHLDPHYRIFFKDGDEVDVTPDLERTKAVFEEYESGAGEALERYLEKSKENYEVGMEHFVYEDRERLRDYVDLDVARQARGLSLLGSMQGHVEGYFDHPKLQQIMQYTLVFLGGSPTNTPALYNLMSHVDFNLGVWYPEGGIGAVIDALSELGRELGVEYDTERPATEIKGRAGGFEVETASGPLQADLVVSNADYAHTEQDLLTPERRGYDADYWDERTYAPSAFLLYLGIEGDVDELAHHTLVLPTDWNEHFDQIFDDPQWPDDPAYYVCVPSETDDTVAPEGHSALFVLVPIAPGLEDSPEIRDRYRDLVLADIAANAGTDVRDRIVLEERFCVEDFANRYNSYGGTALGLAHTLRQTSLFRPPHRSKAVDGLYFVGGDTTPGIGMPMCLISGQLTAEKVLEDHG; encoded by the coding sequence ATGGAATCGCTGGCCGGTGAGTCTGTCGTCGTGATCGGTGGCGGGATCGGGGGGCTCTCGACGGCCTGTTATCTGGCCGACGCAGGCGCTGACGTACGCGTTATCGAGAAGAACGAACAGGTCGGCGGGCGCGCAAGCCGCCTCGAGCGAGACGGCTTTCGGTTCGACATGGGGCCGTCGTGGTATCTGATGCCCGATGTCTTCGAGCGCTTCTTCGGCGACTTCGGCCGGACGCCGAGTGACTACTACGAACTCGAGCACCTCGATCCGCATTACCGAATTTTCTTCAAAGACGGAGATGAGGTCGACGTGACGCCCGATCTCGAGCGGACGAAGGCCGTCTTCGAGGAGTACGAGTCGGGCGCGGGCGAGGCCCTCGAGCGCTACCTCGAGAAATCGAAAGAGAACTACGAGGTGGGGATGGAACACTTCGTCTACGAAGACCGCGAGCGCCTGCGCGACTACGTCGATCTCGACGTGGCCCGACAGGCCCGCGGCCTCTCGCTTTTGGGCTCGATGCAGGGTCACGTCGAGGGCTACTTCGACCACCCGAAGCTCCAGCAGATCATGCAGTACACGTTGGTGTTCCTGGGCGGGTCGCCGACGAACACGCCGGCACTCTACAACCTCATGAGTCACGTCGATTTCAACCTCGGCGTCTGGTACCCCGAAGGCGGCATCGGCGCGGTCATCGACGCCCTCTCCGAACTGGGACGGGAACTCGGCGTCGAGTACGACACCGAGCGGCCGGCGACGGAGATCAAAGGACGCGCAGGCGGGTTCGAAGTCGAGACCGCCAGTGGCCCGCTGCAAGCGGATCTGGTCGTGAGCAACGCCGACTACGCCCACACCGAACAGGACCTGCTCACGCCCGAGCGACGGGGCTACGACGCCGACTACTGGGACGAGCGGACTTACGCGCCCTCCGCGTTCTTGCTCTACCTCGGCATCGAGGGCGACGTGGACGAACTCGCCCACCATACCCTCGTCCTGCCGACCGACTGGAACGAACACTTCGACCAGATTTTCGACGACCCGCAGTGGCCCGACGACCCCGCCTACTACGTCTGCGTTCCCTCCGAGACCGACGACACCGTCGCACCCGAGGGCCACAGCGCGCTGTTCGTCCTCGTCCCCATCGCGCCCGGCCTCGAGGACTCTCCCGAAATCCGCGACCGGTACCGCGATCTGGTCCTCGCGGACATCGCCGCCAACGCGGGAACCGACGTTCGCGACCGGATCGTCCTCGAGGAGCGCTTCTGCGTCGAAGACTTCGCGAACCGGTACAACAGCTACGGCGGGACGGCGCTGGGGCTGGCCCACACCCTCCGGCAGACCTCGCTGTTCCGCCCTCCGCACCGCTCGAAAGCGGTCGATGGACTCTACTTCGTGGGCGGCGATACCACACCCGGGATCGGCATGCCGATGTGCCTCATCAGCGGCCAGTTGACGGCCGAGAAAGTGCTCGAGGACCACGGATGA
- a CDS encoding prenyltransferase, with protein MTGRSSSATEAESALGEELSYLLTLSRPRFWLYLAGPVLVGVAYAAASVGELVTPATVALFAYFLVPANVFLYGINDIYDREIDAENPKKADREARYRGQRYVPAAVGLCAALPLLFAPLLSTAAWPWLVAFLILGAAYSAPPVRFKTTPILDSVSNGLYVTPGIAAYAAVAAIQPPLLAIAGGWLWAMGMHTFSAVPDIEPDREAGIRTTATVLGEGRTYAYCGACWLASAAAFGALDYRLGALMLVYPALVAAIAVANVAVDRAYWWFPAINTVVGALLTMGGLWRVAHG; from the coding sequence ATGACGGGGCGCTCGAGTTCGGCGACCGAGGCCGAGTCCGCGCTCGGCGAGGAGTTGTCGTATCTGCTGACGCTCTCGCGGCCGCGGTTCTGGTTGTATCTGGCTGGCCCCGTCCTCGTCGGCGTCGCCTACGCCGCGGCGTCGGTCGGGGAACTGGTCACGCCGGCGACGGTCGCGCTGTTCGCGTACTTCCTCGTGCCGGCGAACGTCTTCCTCTACGGGATCAACGACATCTACGACCGGGAGATCGACGCCGAGAACCCGAAGAAAGCGGACCGTGAGGCCCGCTACCGCGGCCAGCGGTACGTTCCCGCCGCCGTGGGGCTCTGTGCGGCGCTCCCCCTGCTGTTCGCGCCGCTGCTTTCGACCGCGGCCTGGCCCTGGCTCGTCGCCTTCCTCATCCTCGGGGCGGCCTACAGCGCCCCGCCGGTCAGGTTCAAGACGACGCCCATCCTCGATTCTGTCTCGAACGGGCTCTACGTGACGCCGGGGATCGCCGCCTACGCCGCCGTCGCGGCCATCCAGCCGCCGTTGCTGGCGATCGCCGGCGGCTGGCTGTGGGCGATGGGGATGCACACCTTCTCGGCAGTCCCCGACATCGAGCCCGACCGCGAGGCGGGGATCCGGACCACCGCGACGGTGCTCGGCGAGGGGCGCACCTACGCCTACTGCGGCGCGTGCTGGCTCGCGAGCGCGGCCGCTTTCGGCGCGCTCGATTACCGATTGGGCGCGCTCATGCTCGTCTATCCCGCGCTCGTCGCCGCGATCGCGGTCGCCAACGTCGCCGTCGACCGCGCGTACTGGTGGTTCCCCGCGATCAACACCGTCGTCGGCGCGCTCCTGACGATGGGCGGACTCTGGAGGGTGGCTCATGGGTAG
- the cruF gene encoding bisanhydrobacterioruberin hydratase, with product MGSDEATRSSASPRSSAETAADETDPVRTRAAVQRRLEDLVRENRFTIAVVFPVVGAISLLASAAELLPPPLAYNPLLLLFGTLVMRSPLVVALLPEIDRRALVPLVVLTAYTYAIEFVGVRTGWPYGPFEYGIELGPMLAGEVPLALPLFFVPLVLNAYLLSLLLLGERIEHALPRLFAAVAAVLAIDLVLDPGAVAIGFWSYDPSGGYYGVPLSNYRGWLLSGTVAVVLVDLAFDRAAVVERVRACEFALDDLVSFVLLWGTINVLYGQWLAAGVAGLFCLALARTDRYDLAIVRRTLPGSHPQK from the coding sequence ATGGGTAGCGACGAGGCGACGAGGTCGTCCGCGAGCCCGCGCTCGAGCGCTGAAACCGCCGCCGACGAGACCGACCCGGTGCGAACGCGGGCCGCTGTCCAGCGCCGGCTCGAGGACCTCGTCCGCGAGAATCGCTTCACGATCGCAGTGGTCTTCCCGGTCGTCGGCGCGATATCGCTACTCGCGAGCGCGGCGGAGTTGCTCCCGCCGCCGCTTGCGTACAACCCGCTGTTGCTCCTGTTCGGGACACTGGTGATGCGCTCGCCGCTGGTCGTCGCGTTGCTGCCCGAAATCGACCGACGGGCGCTCGTCCCGCTGGTCGTCTTGACGGCATACACCTACGCGATCGAGTTCGTCGGCGTCCGGACCGGCTGGCCCTACGGCCCCTTCGAATACGGCATCGAGCTGGGGCCGATGCTGGCCGGCGAGGTCCCGCTTGCGCTGCCGCTGTTTTTCGTGCCGCTGGTGCTGAACGCCTACCTGCTCTCGTTACTACTACTCGGAGAGCGGATCGAACACGCCCTGCCTCGCCTTTTCGCCGCGGTCGCCGCCGTCCTCGCGATCGATCTGGTCCTCGATCCGGGTGCCGTCGCGATCGGCTTCTGGTCGTACGACCCGTCGGGCGGCTACTACGGCGTCCCGCTCTCGAACTACCGGGGGTGGCTCCTCTCGGGGACCGTCGCCGTCGTCCTCGTCGATCTCGCGTTCGATCGCGCGGCCGTCGTAGAGCGCGTTCGAGCTTGCGAGTTCGCGCTGGACGACCTGGTAAGCTTCGTCCTGCTCTGGGGGACAATCAACGTCCTCTACGGGCAGTGGCTGGCGGCCGGGGTGGCCGGCCTGTTCTGTCTCGCCCTCGCCCGGACCGATCGGTACGACCTCGCGATAGTTCGGCGGACGCTGCCGGGGAGCCACCCCCAAAAATAG
- a CDS encoding phytoene/squalene synthase family protein, translating into MKQEHIDAGKAIQKRTGKTFYLATRFLPERVRHATHVLYAFFRIADEVVDDADGTPPAEQRARLEDLRAQATGEQPPDDPVLEAFGELRERYGISAEEVDTFIDAMAADIETDRYETYGDLESYMRGSAASVGVMMTAIMESDAEEAALPHAVKLGEAFQMTNFLRDVREDIVERDRIYVPQETLREHGVDPEQIERLEHSESFATAMASELQRTEELYREGVAGIRYLPEDCQLPVLLAAVLYAEHHAVIRAQGYDVLSSEPSLSTARKLWCLAKTRWHWHWNRDPEAVFQRVSAVPTTEPDRRGPEHGDRIPTR; encoded by the coding sequence ATGAAACAGGAACATATCGACGCAGGCAAGGCGATACAGAAGCGGACCGGAAAGACGTTCTATCTCGCGACGCGGTTTCTCCCCGAGCGGGTGCGACACGCCACGCACGTCCTCTACGCGTTCTTCCGGATCGCGGACGAGGTCGTCGACGACGCAGACGGCACTCCTCCCGCAGAGCAGCGAGCCCGGCTCGAGGACCTTCGTGCGCAGGCGACAGGCGAGCAACCGCCCGACGACCCCGTCCTCGAGGCGTTCGGGGAACTGCGGGAGCGCTACGGGATCTCCGCCGAGGAGGTCGACACCTTCATCGATGCGATGGCGGCCGACATCGAAACCGACCGGTACGAGACCTATGGCGACCTCGAGTCCTACATGCGCGGCTCGGCCGCGTCGGTCGGCGTGATGATGACGGCGATCATGGAGTCCGACGCCGAGGAGGCCGCGCTCCCCCACGCCGTCAAACTCGGCGAGGCGTTCCAGATGACGAACTTCCTGCGCGACGTCCGCGAGGACATCGTCGAGCGCGACCGGATCTACGTTCCCCAAGAGACGCTGCGGGAACACGGTGTCGACCCCGAACAGATCGAGCGCCTCGAGCACTCCGAGTCGTTCGCCACGGCGATGGCGAGCGAACTCCAGCGGACCGAGGAACTCTACCGCGAGGGCGTCGCCGGCATCCGATACCTCCCCGAGGACTGCCAGCTCCCGGTGTTACTGGCGGCGGTCCTCTACGCGGAACACCACGCCGTCATTCGCGCACAGGGGTACGACGTGCTCTCGAGCGAGCCGTCGCTGTCGACGGCTCGAAAGCTGTGGTGTCTCGCGAAGACGCGCTGGCACTGGCACTGGAACCGCGATCCGGAAGCCGTGTTCCAGCGGGTGTCGGCGGTGCCGACGACCGAACCGGACCGGCGCGGTCCCGAGCACGGAGACAGGATTCCGACCCGGTAG
- a CDS encoding bacterio-opsin activator domain-containing protein, producing the protein MDASHDLAAAAFETLPITVAIIDGDGDILLTNRSWREFDSSDTAEHVGVNYLATAATDDDEHAQRAVDGIEAVLAGDRDSFAMEYPCHTPDERQWFMMRANRFTDHGELFVSVIHLEITERKVAEIEAAENAEQVREERRALEHVLDRVDGLVRDVTDAAVGAGTRGEIEREVCRRLAETDPYVLAWVGRVDVTNQRLSPREWASRDEVPLEDDELVLRSDETHPAVRAVEDGEAQLIQDVASFDDADRWWPSGAGDRFRSVAALPIAYGDVTYGVLVVFADEPDAFDQRELLVLESLSGTVATAMNALETKRMLTTERVVATEFTIADPSLLVTALSRALEAEITYRGLTYDRDGTPLVFLYADCEVTADGVAEGIGDGREVTVLSGDEDGSIFEVTAEDGLVTALSEHGAVIRRLTAAADGPAELAVELPDGRAARSAYDLLERRYDRVELISYHEQEEPARTRRDVTTQLESSLTDRQLTALRTAYYANYFEWPRDVSGEELAESMDISRSTFHQHLRTAQRKLLDELFD; encoded by the coding sequence ATGGACGCCAGCCACGATCTCGCCGCAGCGGCCTTCGAGACGCTTCCGATCACCGTGGCTATCATCGACGGCGACGGGGACATCCTGCTGACGAACCGCTCCTGGCGCGAGTTCGACTCGAGCGACACCGCCGAACACGTCGGTGTCAACTACCTCGCGACCGCCGCGACGGACGACGACGAGCACGCCCAGCGGGCGGTCGACGGGATCGAGGCCGTCCTCGCGGGCGACCGGGATTCGTTCGCGATGGAGTACCCCTGTCACACGCCCGATGAGCGGCAGTGGTTCATGATGCGGGCCAACCGGTTTACCGATCACGGCGAACTGTTCGTCTCCGTCATCCACCTCGAGATCACCGAGCGAAAGGTAGCCGAGATCGAGGCGGCGGAAAACGCCGAGCAGGTCCGCGAGGAGCGACGGGCGCTCGAGCACGTTCTCGACCGCGTCGACGGGTTGGTCCGCGATGTCACGGACGCCGCCGTCGGCGCGGGGACCCGAGGGGAGATCGAACGCGAGGTCTGCCGCCGACTCGCGGAGACCGATCCGTACGTCCTCGCCTGGGTCGGTCGCGTCGACGTGACGAATCAGCGGCTCTCGCCCCGCGAGTGGGCCAGCCGGGACGAGGTCCCCCTCGAGGACGACGAACTCGTTTTGCGGTCCGACGAGACCCATCCCGCCGTCAGAGCGGTCGAAGACGGCGAGGCGCAACTGATTCAGGATGTGGCGTCGTTCGACGACGCCGACCGGTGGTGGCCGTCGGGGGCCGGGGACCGCTTCCGGTCGGTCGCCGCGCTCCCCATCGCGTACGGTGACGTGACCTACGGCGTGCTCGTCGTGTTCGCCGACGAGCCCGACGCGTTCGACCAGCGCGAACTGCTCGTCCTCGAGTCGCTCTCCGGGACCGTCGCGACCGCGATGAACGCCCTCGAGACCAAGCGGATGCTCACGACCGAGCGCGTCGTCGCCACCGAGTTCACGATCGCGGACCCGTCCCTGCTCGTTACGGCGCTGTCGCGGGCCCTCGAGGCCGAGATCACGTATCGCGGGCTGACCTACGACCGCGACGGCACGCCGCTGGTGTTTCTGTACGCCGATTGCGAGGTCACCGCCGACGGCGTCGCGGAAGGAATCGGCGACGGCCGCGAGGTGACGGTCCTCTCGGGGGACGAAGACGGTTCGATCTTCGAGGTCACCGCCGAGGACGGTCTCGTGACGGCGCTGAGCGAGCACGGCGCGGTGATCCGGCGGTTGACGGCGGCGGCCGATGGGCCCGCGGAACTCGCCGTCGAACTGCCTGACGGCCGCGCGGCGCGCTCGGCCTACGACCTGCTGGAGCGTCGGTACGACCGCGTGGAACTCATCAGCTACCACGAACAGGAGGAGCCGGCACGAACGAGACGGGACGTGACGACGCAACTCGAGTCATCGCTGACCGATCGCCAGCTCACGGCGCTACGGACGGCCTACTACGCCAACTACTTCGAGTGGCCCCGCGACGTCTCGGGCGAGGAACTGGCCGAATCGATGGACATCTCTCGGTCGACGTTCCACCAGCACCTGCGGACCGCCCAGCGGAAGCTCCTCGACGAACTGTTCGACTAA
- a CDS encoding carboxypeptidase-like regulatory domain-containing protein, giving the protein MNRIVLLVVVAVCLVPLVGAGAAQSTERVTVTVHVVDDAGNDVGDAAVTASWDGGEATGTTASNGQTLIDVPKSADVSVTVEHADYVLNNPARLGAVTDHTTRTVEVHAPTGGEIAVTEDGDSVADATVTLTKVGDDRAAATGTTDADGAFAVENIEAGVYDVTVRKPGYYERSTTVDLASTDSTTVDIESGSAEVTFAVTDSTLEQPLEVDVTILHDGKRDSTLSTNEKGERSIDLQVNTKYTVRIEGDGYGTHERQLTVGETDTSRSYRIERTPMLTVESANERVLLGETVSVTVTDEYGEPVEGATVRLDGSSAATTNAEGAATVPIETAGELELTAEADGTTSSPVVVEGVDPNGADSNGGEGSESENSSADTPADDGMPGFGSPAAIAAIAAVVGGFVARQRR; this is encoded by the coding sequence ATGAATCGCATCGTACTTCTCGTCGTCGTGGCGGTCTGCCTGGTGCCGCTGGTCGGTGCCGGGGCGGCCCAATCGACCGAGAGGGTGACGGTAACCGTTCACGTCGTCGACGACGCCGGCAACGACGTCGGCGACGCAGCGGTGACCGCATCGTGGGATGGGGGAGAAGCGACCGGGACGACGGCCTCGAACGGGCAGACGCTCATCGACGTTCCGAAGAGCGCGGACGTCTCGGTGACCGTCGAGCACGCCGACTACGTCCTGAACAATCCGGCGAGGCTCGGAGCCGTGACCGATCACACGACTCGAACCGTCGAGGTCCACGCGCCGACCGGCGGCGAGATCGCGGTGACGGAAGACGGCGACTCGGTCGCCGACGCGACCGTGACGCTCACCAAGGTCGGCGACGACCGCGCGGCCGCGACGGGGACGACCGACGCCGACGGCGCCTTCGCGGTCGAGAACATCGAGGCCGGCGTCTACGACGTGACCGTCCGCAAACCCGGCTACTACGAGCGGTCGACGACCGTCGATCTGGCGTCGACCGACAGCACGACCGTCGACATCGAGTCCGGGAGCGCGGAGGTCACGTTCGCAGTCACTGACAGCACGCTCGAGCAACCACTCGAGGTCGACGTGACCATCTTACACGATGGCAAGCGCGACTCGACGCTCTCGACGAACGAGAAAGGCGAGCGCAGTATCGACTTGCAAGTCAACACCAAGTACACCGTTCGCATCGAGGGCGACGGCTACGGCACACACGAGCGGCAACTGACGGTCGGCGAGACCGACACGAGCCGCAGCTATCGGATCGAACGAACGCCGATGCTGACCGTCGAGTCCGCGAACGAACGCGTCCTCCTCGGCGAAACCGTCAGCGTGACCGTCACCGACGAGTACGGCGAGCCCGTGGAGGGCGCGACGGTCCGCCTCGACGGCTCGAGCGCCGCCACGACGAACGCAGAGGGAGCCGCGACGGTTCCGATCGAGACGGCGGGCGAGCTCGAACTGACGGCAGAGGCCGACGGGACGACCTCGAGTCCGGTCGTCGTCGAGGGCGTCGATCCGAACGGTGCCGATTCGAACGGCGGCGAGGGGAGCGAAAGCGAGAACTCGAGCGCTGATACGCCGGCCGACGACGGAATGCCGGGCTTCGGATCGCCGGCCGCGATCGCTGCGATCGCCGCGGTCGTCGGCGGATTCGTCGCTCGGCAACGCCGATAA